From Dethiosulfovibrio russensis, a single genomic window includes:
- the ortB gene encoding 2-amino-4-oxopentanoate thiolase subunit OrtB, with protein MTLDMSYEAVMGRKNEIMKKAIGIDYTGFESGGISFDYERMMKEAGYSLEEIQDIQGETGVGNTPLLEMKNITALARKYAPKGKGARIFVKDEAANPSGSFKARRAATAVYHAKKHGYKGVIAATSGNYGAAVASQAAMHGLECIIIQECYDSRMIGQPEILEKQRACEAYGAEVVQLTVGPELFYTFLCLLEETGYFNASLYTPFGIAGVETLGYEIAQQFRDRIGSDPDAVVVTNAGGGNLTGTARGLIKAKSEGTRIIGASVDLSGLHMASDHDFNRKSFTTGHTGFGIPFATWPDRADVPRNAARPLRYMDRYLLVKQGEVFYMTEALAVLEGLERGPAGNTSLTAAFVLAQEMDMDQTIVVQETEYTGAGKHPMPQISFAKQNGVEVLFGDPDSEVPGKNIVFPDDPGSIKLREFDLEKARRSYIRNSVAKCGVTGEVSAEDVSFLAAETKTDEGFVRSVLANL; from the coding sequence ATGACCCTTGACATGTCCTATGAGGCCGTAATGGGCCGCAAGAACGAAATAATGAAGAAGGCCATCGGCATAGACTATACCGGCTTCGAGAGCGGCGGCATCTCCTTCGACTACGAAAGGATGATGAAGGAGGCCGGTTACTCCCTCGAAGAGATCCAGGATATTCAGGGAGAGACGGGTGTCGGGAACACTCCTCTGCTGGAGATGAAGAACATCACAGCCCTGGCGAGGAAATACGCCCCGAAGGGCAAGGGAGCCAGGATCTTCGTCAAGGACGAGGCGGCCAACCCCTCCGGCAGTTTCAAGGCCCGCAGGGCCGCCACTGCCGTTTATCACGCCAAGAAGCACGGCTACAAGGGCGTCATAGCCGCCACCAGCGGCAACTACGGAGCCGCCGTGGCCTCTCAGGCCGCCATGCACGGTCTGGAATGCATAATAATTCAGGAATGTTATGATAGTAGGATGATAGGTCAGCCGGAGATACTGGAGAAGCAGAGGGCCTGCGAGGCATACGGTGCCGAGGTCGTCCAGCTCACCGTAGGTCCCGAGCTGTTCTATACCTTTCTCTGTCTTCTGGAGGAGACGGGCTACTTCAACGCATCCCTCTATACTCCCTTCGGGATAGCCGGAGTGGAGACCCTGGGTTACGAGATAGCCCAGCAGTTCAGGGACAGAATAGGCTCCGATCCCGACGCCGTGGTTGTCACCAACGCCGGAGGCGGCAATCTTACCGGAACGGCCAGAGGACTGATCAAGGCCAAGTCGGAGGGGACCAGGATAATCGGTGCTTCGGTGGATCTCTCCGGGCTTCACATGGCCTCGGATCACGACTTCAACCGCAAGTCCTTCACCACCGGCCACACCGGCTTCGGCATACCCTTCGCCACATGGCCCGATCGGGCGGATGTGCCGAGAAACGCCGCCCGTCCTCTGCGCTATATGGACCGCTATCTGCTGGTCAAGCAGGGCGAGGTCTTCTACATGACCGAGGCTCTAGCCGTGCTGGAAGGGCTGGAGAGGGGACCGGCAGGCAACACGTCCCTGACCGCCGCCTTCGTGTTGGCCCAGGAGATGGACATGGATCAGACCATCGTGGTCCAGGAGACCGAGTACACCGGAGCGGGCAAGCACCCTATGCCTCAGATAAGCTTCGCCAAGCAAAACGGCGTGGAGGTACTCTTCGGCGATCCCGACAGCGAGGTTCCGGGCAAGAACATAGTCTTCCCCGACGACCCCGGCTCCATCAAGCTCAGGGAGTTCGACCTGGAGAAGGCCCGCAGATCCTACATCCGCAACTCCGTCGCTAAGTGCGGAGTTACCGGCGAGGTATCGGCCGAGGACGTCTCGTTCCTGGCCGCCGAGACCAAGACCGACGAGGGCTTCGTCCGTTCCGTTCTGGCCAATCTTTGA
- the oraE gene encoding D-ornithine 4,5-aminomutase subunit OraE, translating into MTMKLDPNKRLDVKEILKDLENYRPKRRGWHWREGRNEPRTVGDFEYHETSEGLENSIPLPGSRGFGYIDPQPDCVITTEIASGRFEDDIRRMRMAAWHGADHLMVIRTAGQSHIDSLIEGTTQGIGGIAVTRKQVRATRKALDAVEEEVGRPINFHSYISGVAGPDIAVMFAEEGVNGAHQDPQYNVLYRNVNMVRSFVDACEAKKIMAWADILQIDGAHNANATAMKAWKVRPELMVQHAINSIFSRKVGLKPENIALSTVPPTAPPAPCMRLDLPYAVALRDFFSDYKMRAQQNTKYMESDLREASVTHTLNLVISRLTSADIQSTITPDEGRNVPWHYNNVAGVNTARHALNGLDGFREMVKLDREGPLGDVVRELKERAVLFMEEILEVGGYFKAVEDGFFVDSGYYPERNGDGIARQADGGVGAGMLFQRDPDYFAPVSVHYGYNCIPDELNGKASAAIGGDTFEDPSKIIFVDELDEHDNVNVRLAELEKYYETNLIKPEVEWRADGIIAVNLFLPVDERTAEFAAIKCGEKMGLEDVTVVHKLAMHPSEGTYVEFKGKVKFDIDIDELVIPEKEETLSEEEIRADIAENPIFVVAATVGQDEHSVGLKETLDIKHGGIEGYGIKYLYLGTSCPVEKLVDAAIETNADAILASTIITHDDVHIKNMRKLHELCVEKGIRDKVILACGGTQVTNEIAKDAGMDAGFGRGSKGIDVASFLIKYRRGQVD; encoded by the coding sequence ATGACGATGAAACTCGATCCCAACAAAAGGCTGGACGTAAAGGAAATCCTCAAGGATCTGGAGAACTACAGGCCCAAGCGTCGGGGATGGCACTGGAGAGAGGGCAGAAACGAACCCCGCACCGTGGGAGATTTCGAGTATCACGAGACCTCCGAGGGGCTCGAGAACTCGATTCCCCTTCCGGGCAGCCGGGGATTCGGCTACATCGACCCTCAGCCGGACTGCGTCATCACCACGGAGATCGCCTCCGGTCGTTTCGAGGACGACATACGCAGGATGCGCATGGCAGCCTGGCACGGAGCGGACCATCTCATGGTCATCCGTACCGCCGGACAGTCTCACATAGACTCTCTCATAGAGGGAACCACCCAGGGCATCGGTGGAATCGCCGTCACCAGGAAGCAGGTTAGAGCCACCAGAAAGGCCCTCGACGCAGTCGAGGAAGAGGTGGGACGTCCCATAAACTTCCACTCCTACATCTCCGGCGTGGCAGGACCGGATATCGCCGTAATGTTCGCAGAGGAAGGGGTCAACGGAGCCCATCAGGACCCTCAGTACAACGTCCTCTACAGGAATGTCAACATGGTCAGAAGCTTCGTGGACGCCTGCGAGGCCAAGAAGATTATGGCCTGGGCGGACATCCTCCAGATCGACGGAGCCCACAACGCCAACGCCACCGCCATGAAGGCCTGGAAGGTCCGTCCGGAGCTCATGGTGCAGCATGCCATAAACAGCATCTTCTCCCGTAAGGTGGGGCTGAAACCGGAGAATATCGCTCTCTCCACCGTGCCTCCTACCGCTCCTCCGGCGCCCTGCATGAGGCTCGACCTGCCCTATGCCGTGGCTCTCAGGGACTTCTTCAGCGACTACAAGATGAGGGCCCAGCAGAACACCAAGTATATGGAGTCGGACCTTAGGGAGGCATCTGTCACCCACACCCTTAACCTGGTGATCTCCAGGCTCACCAGCGCCGACATCCAGTCCACCATAACCCCCGACGAAGGCCGTAACGTGCCGTGGCATTACAACAACGTGGCGGGGGTCAACACGGCCAGACACGCCCTTAACGGTCTCGACGGATTCAGAGAGATGGTCAAGCTCGACAGAGAGGGACCTCTGGGCGACGTCGTCCGTGAGCTGAAGGAGAGGGCGGTCCTCTTCATGGAGGAGATCCTGGAGGTCGGAGGCTACTTCAAGGCCGTCGAGGACGGCTTCTTCGTCGACAGCGGCTACTATCCCGAGCGCAACGGCGACGGAATAGCACGCCAGGCCGACGGCGGAGTCGGAGCGGGAATGCTCTTCCAGCGGGATCCGGACTACTTCGCACCCGTGTCGGTTCACTACGGCTACAACTGCATCCCCGATGAACTGAACGGAAAGGCATCCGCCGCCATAGGGGGAGATACCTTCGAGGATCCCTCCAAGATAATCTTCGTCGACGAGCTGGACGAGCACGACAACGTCAACGTCCGTCTCGCCGAGTTGGAGAAATATTACGAGACCAACCTCATCAAGCCCGAGGTCGAGTGGAGGGCCGACGGAATAATCGCCGTCAACCTCTTCCTTCCGGTGGACGAGCGTACCGCCGAGTTCGCCGCCATAAAGTGTGGCGAGAAGATGGGCCTGGAGGACGTCACGGTGGTCCACAAGCTGGCCATGCACCCCTCCGAGGGAACCTATGTCGAGTTCAAGGGCAAGGTCAAGTTCGATATAGACATAGACGAACTGGTCATCCCAGAGAAGGAGGAGACCCTGTCGGAGGAGGAGATCCGGGCGGATATAGCGGAGAACCCGATCTTCGTCGTCGCTGCCACGGTCGGCCAGGACGAGCACTCGGTCGGACTTAAGGAGACCCTGGACATAAAGCACGGCGGAATCGAGGGTTACGGCATAAAGTACCTCTACCTCGGCACCTCCTGCCCGGTGGAGAAACTGGTGGACGCCGCCATAGAGACCAACGCCGACGCCATACTGGCCTCGACCATAATCACCCACGACGACGTTCACATCAAGAACATGCGCAAGCTCCACGAGCTCTGCGTGGAGAAGGGCATCCGGGATAAGGTGATACTGGCCTGCGGCGGAACCCAGGTTACCAACGAGATAGCCAAGGACGCCGGAATGGACGCCGGTTTCGGCCGAGGATCCAAGGGAATCGACGTGGCCAGCTTCCTTATCAAGTACCGTAGAGGACAGGTGGACTAA
- the corA gene encoding magnesium/cobalt transporter CorA: MNKRKRKKWSARQSSKRGTVPGTPVFIGESRSEAVRIGSISYDRGDLVEKGALSLDDVHRPYRSEGVTWINVDGIHDLKVMDALGKRFGLHPLTIEDLMNTSQRPKAEVFPDYLFLVMKMMNYNDETNSVDVEHVSLILGEGYVLSFQEKEGDVFEPVRERLRASRGRLRGNGSDYLAYALMDAVVDHYFLSVERIGDVIEDMDDRLLSDPRSDDLQRIHELKRDVMTLRKAVWPLREAVGKLQKSDASFFGNDLDAFLRDLYDHTIQVIDMVESSRELLTGMHDTYLSSVSNRMNEVMKVLTVIATIFIPLTFIAGVYGMNFKYMPELDWRFSYPVVWIVMIAVGAGMVAYFRRKRWL; the protein is encoded by the coding sequence ATGAATAAAAGAAAGAGAAAAAAGTGGTCTGCCCGTCAGAGCTCCAAAAGAGGAACCGTTCCGGGAACTCCGGTCTTCATCGGAGAATCCAGGTCCGAGGCCGTCCGAATAGGATCGATCAGTTACGATAGGGGAGATCTGGTCGAGAAGGGTGCCCTCTCCCTCGACGACGTTCATAGGCCATACCGATCGGAAGGGGTCACATGGATCAACGTGGACGGCATTCACGACCTGAAGGTGATGGATGCTCTGGGCAAAAGGTTCGGCCTTCATCCTCTGACGATAGAGGACTTGATGAACACGTCTCAGAGGCCCAAGGCAGAGGTTTTTCCCGACTACCTTTTTCTGGTTATGAAGATGATGAACTACAACGACGAGACCAACTCGGTGGACGTCGAGCACGTCAGCCTGATCCTAGGAGAGGGATATGTACTCTCCTTTCAGGAAAAAGAGGGAGACGTGTTCGAGCCGGTTCGGGAGAGGCTGAGGGCCTCCAGGGGGAGGTTGAGGGGCAACGGATCGGACTACCTGGCCTACGCCCTTATGGACGCGGTGGTGGACCATTACTTCCTTTCGGTGGAGCGTATCGGAGATGTCATAGAGGACATGGACGACAGGCTGCTTAGCGACCCCAGGTCCGACGATCTCCAGAGGATACACGAACTCAAGAGAGACGTCATGACCCTCAGAAAGGCGGTCTGGCCTCTCAGGGAGGCGGTGGGAAAACTCCAGAAATCGGATGCATCGTTTTTTGGAAACGACCTCGACGCGTTTCTTCGGGATCTCTACGACCACACGATCCAGGTTATAGACATGGTCGAGTCCTCCCGGGAGCTTCTGACCGGAATGCACGATACATATCTATCCAGCGTCAGTAACAGGATGAACGAGGTAATGAAGGTACTGACGGTGATAGCCACCATATTCATTCCCCTTACCTTCATAGCCGGGGTCTACGGCATGAACTTCAAGTACATGCCAGAGCTGGACTGGCGTTTTTCCTATCCGGTGGTCTGGATCGTTATGATAGCCGTCGGAGCCGGGATGGTGGCCTACTTCAGGAGAAAAAGATGGCTCTGA
- a CDS encoding C69 family dipeptidase: MLKTRIGVAVLTCALVCLGSVTSWACTAVFVGKDASATGHPLVARMEDGASAVSKYLVVTPAREIADGETETFFNGLEWGYPEDMDESLRFFSMPDFCYQDHSEDSWDGGLWPYSAAGINGAGVVVTATETEDRNLLSEKVDPGTPNGVEECMIPALILPRARSAREGVAILGAAVEKFGSAKDPYDDDGKGEIAGLAIADHDEIWYVEYAGHQWAAVRIPDDMYVVNGNITRIDGFDVEDALGERKNFMGSSEVFSFALKNGLPGVDPEDLRDFDFAAAYGDVSDENMAKGSGVRNWWGQRMFSPSIKQAPGKARYPFLMKPDEPISMEKLITFFRSDQYSYDHDFDFEDYRVVSRESNMETHIFDMGETESTPWQVGVVMWVALGPAKDSVYLPFHGGLERSPEGFTVGTDVYDSESASWAFRSVSALARNNIEWRKRLQDFWSDYQKILFDQEKKASEKALDMWNSGDHDGAVAFLSERDIAMAERAVEVARSLESQLITALAQGDDGDFQPKMEDFE, encoded by the coding sequence ATGTTAAAAACACGTATCGGTGTGGCAGTCCTGACATGTGCTCTCGTCTGTCTCGGGTCGGTGACGTCTTGGGCATGTACCGCTGTTTTTGTGGGAAAAGACGCCTCCGCTACCGGTCATCCACTGGTCGCCAGGATGGAGGACGGAGCTTCAGCAGTATCTAAATATCTCGTCGTGACGCCAGCGAGGGAAATCGCGGATGGCGAGACCGAGACCTTCTTCAACGGGCTGGAGTGGGGCTATCCTGAGGATATGGATGAGAGCCTTCGGTTCTTCTCCATGCCGGACTTTTGCTATCAAGATCACAGCGAGGATTCGTGGGACGGAGGGCTTTGGCCCTACAGTGCAGCCGGTATCAACGGCGCCGGAGTGGTGGTTACCGCCACTGAGACGGAGGACCGAAACTTGCTGTCCGAGAAGGTCGACCCCGGAACGCCTAACGGAGTGGAGGAATGCATGATTCCTGCTCTTATCCTGCCCCGTGCCAGGTCTGCCCGAGAGGGAGTTGCGATACTGGGGGCCGCCGTAGAAAAATTTGGCAGTGCTAAAGATCCCTACGATGACGACGGCAAGGGAGAGATCGCCGGATTGGCCATAGCGGATCACGACGAAATATGGTACGTGGAATACGCTGGCCATCAGTGGGCCGCCGTGAGGATCCCCGACGATATGTACGTTGTTAACGGTAATATAACCAGGATAGACGGATTCGACGTGGAGGACGCTCTGGGAGAGAGGAAAAACTTTATGGGATCTTCCGAGGTGTTTTCCTTCGCCCTCAAAAACGGACTTCCCGGGGTAGACCCTGAGGACCTACGCGACTTCGACTTCGCTGCCGCCTACGGTGACGTCAGTGACGAGAACATGGCTAAAGGTTCCGGCGTGAGAAACTGGTGGGGTCAGAGAATGTTCAGCCCCTCGATCAAACAGGCTCCGGGAAAAGCCAGATATCCCTTCCTCATGAAGCCCGACGAGCCTATCTCGATGGAAAAGCTTATAACCTTCTTCCGTTCCGATCAGTACAGCTATGACCATGATTTCGACTTCGAGGACTACAGGGTGGTCTCGAGGGAGAGCAACATGGAGACCCACATATTCGACATGGGCGAGACGGAGTCAACTCCCTGGCAGGTGGGGGTGGTCATGTGGGTGGCCCTAGGGCCGGCAAAGGACAGCGTCTATCTACCTTTCCACGGAGGGCTAGAGAGGAGTCCTGAGGGATTCACCGTCGGAACCGACGTCTACGACTCCGAATCTGCCTCCTGGGCCTTCCGGTCCGTTTCAGCTTTGGCTCGCAACAATATAGAGTGGCGAAAGAGGCTTCAGGACTTCTGGTCAGACTATCAGAAGATTCTTTTCGACCAAGAGAAAAAGGCTTCCGAGAAGGCCCTCGATATGTGGAATTCCGGGGATCACGATGGAGCCGTAGCATTCCTGTCGGAGAGGGATATCGCCATGGCGGAGAGGGCCGTTGAGGTAGCTCGATCTCTTGAGTCCCAGCTAATTACAGCGCTGGCCCAGGGTGATGACGGCGACTTCCAGCCCAAGATGGAAGACTTCGAGTAA
- a CDS encoding GlmL-related ornithine degradation protein yields MKVAVLVAEIGSTTTVVNAFDGIGGPCPSFIGQGQSYTSVLEGDVTVGLRGAVEDLKSNLGIEDLSWDEMLATSSAAGGLRMSVHGLVYDMTVRAAKEAALGAGGILKHVTAGKMRRTDLKKISEIKPNIILVAGGVDYGERDTALHNFELVAELGLEIPVIYAGNVENQEEVKEIAEEKGIRLYVVENVYPRVDQLNVEPTRAVIQQVFEEHIIHAPGMTTVRDMIDGPILPTPGAVMEAAKVLKEAIGDLVIFDVGGATTDVHSVTEGSEEISRLLVSPEPEAKRTVEGDLGVYVNMRHIVETMGRDELIKDFPDLDELLESAKAIPDTDRAKVFVERLAQEAMLTAMERHAGRLRQLYGASGKRTIAEGKDLTAVKYVIGTGGALTRLPQHRKILSTATTHGKGLELFPKSDAKILVDNDYIMASLGVLSKRYPEDALKLMLSSLHWDEKD; encoded by the coding sequence ATGAAAGTAGCCGTGTTGGTCGCGGAAATAGGGAGCACCACCACGGTGGTCAACGCCTTCGACGGTATCGGCGGTCCCTGCCCCAGTTTCATCGGGCAGGGACAGTCCTACACGTCGGTACTGGAAGGCGATGTCACCGTCGGCCTGAGAGGCGCCGTAGAAGATCTGAAATCCAATCTGGGGATCGAAGATCTATCCTGGGACGAGATGCTTGCCACCTCCAGCGCCGCCGGGGGGCTCAGAATGAGTGTCCACGGCCTGGTCTACGACATGACGGTGAGAGCCGCCAAGGAGGCGGCCCTCGGTGCGGGAGGTATACTCAAGCACGTCACGGCGGGAAAGATGCGTCGTACCGACCTGAAAAAGATCTCCGAGATAAAGCCCAACATAATACTTGTGGCCGGAGGGGTCGACTACGGCGAAAGGGACACGGCGCTTCATAATTTCGAGCTGGTAGCGGAGCTCGGACTGGAGATCCCGGTCATATACGCTGGAAACGTCGAAAACCAGGAAGAGGTAAAAGAGATCGCCGAGGAAAAGGGAATCAGACTCTACGTGGTGGAGAACGTCTATCCCAGGGTCGACCAGCTCAACGTCGAGCCCACCAGAGCGGTCATTCAGCAGGTCTTCGAGGAGCACATCATCCACGCTCCCGGAATGACCACCGTTCGAGACATGATAGACGGCCCCATCCTGCCGACCCCCGGGGCGGTCATGGAGGCCGCCAAGGTGCTCAAGGAAGCCATAGGCGACCTGGTCATCTTCGACGTGGGAGGAGCCACCACCGATGTCCACTCGGTCACAGAAGGAAGCGAGGAGATCTCCCGGCTTCTGGTGAGCCCCGAGCCCGAGGCCAAGAGGACCGTCGAGGGAGACCTGGGAGTCTACGTCAACATGAGACACATAGTCGAGACCATGGGTCGAGACGAGCTGATCAAGGACTTCCCCGACCTGGACGAACTCCTGGAGAGCGCCAAGGCCATACCGGACACGGATCGGGCCAAGGTGTTCGTCGAGAGGCTGGCTCAGGAAGCCATGTTGACCGCCATGGAGAGACACGCCGGAAGGCTTCGCCAGCTCTACGGTGCCTCCGGCAAGAGAACCATCGCCGAGGGCAAGGACCTCACCGCGGTAAAATACGTCATAGGAACCGGAGGGGCCCTCACCAGACTCCCTCAGCACAGAAAGATACTCTCCACCGCCACCACCCACGGCAAGGGACTGGAGTTGTTCCCCAAATCGGACGCTAAGATACTGGTGGACAACGACTACATAATGGCATCCCTGGGAGTGCTGTCAAAACGCTATCCCGAGGACGCCCTGAAGCTCATGCTTTCGAGCCTGCACTGGGACGAGAAAGACTGA
- a CDS encoding NAD(P)/FAD-dependent oxidoreductase produces MEKIVILGGGPAGITASKMLRKNRPDWDVTMVRPEPSSLIYCAIPYVVEGLLETDGVCKSDDIVTETGTKLIKDSATEVDFDKKTVKVSSGDELPYDKLLIALGARPVMPPLEGMAGAKNTFPVKTEEDLRAILKAITPGSRKALVIGAGNIGIEMAQALKKRGLDTYMVEMAKHVLPAMMDGDMVSEVEAGLRDKGIDLITGVGVDSLERRGEVVSKAVLSDGREIVLNDEGEDDLIIVSVGVRPEVDILKGTEIPIGPMGILVNERMETGVPDVWAAGDVCQYRSFLDEEIIGGKLATNAVPMAKVAARNMMGTNWTYDGFVNGAATVVDPLRIGGVGFSEETCVKKGMKVVTGKGKTTTRFPMMPGATEVTVKLIFTEEGKLVGGQVVGGEAVAERIDTLTMAIKAGFSVKDLMSFDYCSQPWQTFFPASNAIVAAAEDGWSKLKE; encoded by the coding sequence GTGGAGAAGATCGTTATTTTAGGAGGAGGCCCGGCTGGTATAACCGCCTCCAAGATGTTGAGGAAGAACAGACCGGATTGGGACGTCACCATGGTGAGGCCCGAGCCCTCCAGCCTGATCTATTGCGCCATTCCCTACGTGGTCGAAGGGCTTTTGGAGACCGACGGGGTTTGCAAGTCGGACGATATAGTCACAGAGACCGGGACCAAACTGATAAAGGACAGTGCTACCGAGGTGGATTTCGACAAGAAGACGGTGAAGGTCTCCTCCGGCGACGAACTGCCCTACGACAAGCTTCTCATCGCCCTGGGAGCCAGGCCGGTTATGCCCCCTCTGGAGGGAATGGCAGGGGCTAAAAACACCTTTCCCGTAAAGACCGAGGAGGATCTAAGGGCCATACTGAAGGCAATAACCCCCGGCTCTCGGAAGGCTTTAGTTATAGGGGCCGGAAACATCGGCATAGAGATGGCCCAGGCCCTCAAAAAGAGGGGGCTGGACACCTATATGGTGGAGATGGCGAAGCACGTTCTTCCCGCCATGATGGACGGAGATATGGTCTCGGAGGTCGAGGCAGGGCTGAGGGATAAGGGAATAGATCTGATCACCGGAGTGGGGGTAGATTCCCTCGAGAGAAGAGGCGAGGTCGTATCCAAGGCCGTTTTGTCCGACGGAAGGGAGATCGTTCTCAACGACGAAGGGGAGGACGATCTGATCATAGTCTCCGTAGGAGTAAGGCCCGAGGTGGACATATTGAAGGGAACGGAGATCCCCATAGGGCCTATGGGGATACTGGTCAACGAGAGGATGGAGACAGGAGTTCCCGACGTATGGGCCGCCGGGGACGTGTGTCAGTATCGATCCTTCCTGGACGAGGAGATCATCGGAGGCAAGCTGGCGACCAACGCTGTTCCCATGGCCAAGGTGGCGGCCAGAAACATGATGGGAACGAACTGGACCTACGACGGCTTCGTCAACGGAGCAGCCACCGTCGTCGATCCCCTGAGAATCGGAGGAGTGGGCTTTTCCGAGGAGACCTGCGTAAAGAAGGGGATGAAGGTGGTTACGGGAAAGGGTAAGACCACCACCAGGTTCCCCATGATGCCCGGAGCCACCGAGGTGACGGTGAAGTTGATATTCACCGAGGAGGGCAAACTGGTGGGGGGCCAGGTTGTCGGAGGCGAGGCGGTAGCGGAGAGGATCGACACTCTGACCATGGCAATAAAGGCCGGTTTCTCCGTGAAGGATCTGATGTCTTTCGACTACTGCTCCCAGCCCTGGCAGACCTTTTTCCCAGCCTCCAACGCCATAGTGGCGGCGGCAGAGGACGGATGGAGCAAGCTTAAGGAATAG
- the ortA gene encoding 2-amino-4-oxopentanoate thiolase subunit OrtA: MEQARKGDWVQVRQTVLTPEGRAPQVPDDTKKTPLLLWVKGFAQSDGKIGDDITVETMTGRKVTGELCAIDPRYVHDFGDFVPEFLKVDVQLKKLMKGEVAR; this comes from the coding sequence ATGGAACAGGCAAGAAAAGGAGACTGGGTCCAGGTCCGCCAGACGGTCCTGACCCCCGAAGGCAGGGCGCCTCAGGTGCCGGACGACACGAAGAAGACCCCTCTTCTGCTCTGGGTGAAGGGATTCGCCCAGTCCGACGGCAAGATCGGAGACGATATAACCGTCGAGACCATGACCGGCAGAAAGGTAACGGGAGAGCTCTGCGCCATCGATCCCCGCTACGTCCACGACTTCGGCGACTTCGTTCCCGAGTTCCTCAAGGTGGACGTCCAGCTCAAGAAGCTCATGAAGGGGGAGGTGGCGAGATGA
- a CDS encoding ornithine aminomutase subunit alpha has product MKRSDDFETRRKHLANLSEEELKARFWELAEKVVDPMLEMGRTHTTPAVERSVLLRMGFSSLEVKPIVEGVIAKGLMPKGAGNVVWRLSKKLGVSPREAGLALAEGKHWDEVEALFEERG; this is encoded by the coding sequence ATGAAAAGATCCGACGATTTCGAGACCAGGCGCAAACACCTGGCGAACCTTTCCGAAGAAGAACTTAAGGCCCGCTTTTGGGAGCTGGCCGAGAAGGTGGTCGATCCCATGTTGGAGATGGGAAGGACCCATACCACCCCTGCGGTGGAGCGCAGCGTCCTCCTCAGAATGGGTTTCTCCAGCCTGGAGGTAAAACCGATAGTCGAGGGAGTCATCGCCAAGGGACTGATGCCCAAGGGGGCGGGCAACGTGGTCTGGCGTCTCTCCAAGAAGCTCGGAGTGTCGCCGAGAGAGGCCGGATTGGCCCTGGCGGAGGGCAAGCACTGGGACGAAGTGGAAGCCCTCTTCGAGGAAAGGGGATAG
- a CDS encoding alanine/ornithine racemase family PLP-dependent enzyme produces the protein MRYPALIVDREKLKENTSKLAKECHDRGIKVAAVSKVYCGMPEIASVQAESGVDWIADSRLENLAKMRDIDIPKILLRLPMISQARETVELADMSFVSEVDTCRALSKAAVAMKKEHQVLLMVDVGDLREGVWPDRAVDTAREIASMPGLILKGIGTNLSCYGAVLPSPENLGQLVSVADSIESECGIHLDIVSGGNSSSIRLLLSGGIPERVNMLRLGESMTIGKETADCTVIPGLHSDVFTFAAEVIELKTKPSIPIGKKGLDAFGHEPVFEDRGLRKRAIVAVGQQDMRLDAISPRDEKTDILGASSDHMILDVTDGERDLKIGDVIEFDLSYGGVLAASTSSYVTKEIL, from the coding sequence ATGAGATATCCCGCGCTTATAGTGGACAGGGAGAAGCTTAAGGAGAACACCTCGAAGCTCGCCAAGGAGTGCCACGATCGGGGGATCAAGGTCGCCGCGGTCAGCAAGGTGTACTGCGGAATGCCTGAGATAGCCTCGGTCCAGGCAGAGTCGGGAGTCGACTGGATCGCCGACAGTCGTCTGGAGAACCTGGCCAAGATGAGGGATATCGACATACCAAAGATACTCCTCCGGCTTCCCATGATCTCCCAGGCCCGAGAGACGGTAGAGCTCGCCGACATGAGCTTCGTCTCCGAGGTGGACACCTGCCGGGCCCTGTCGAAGGCCGCAGTGGCTATGAAAAAGGAACACCAGGTGCTGCTCATGGTGGATGTAGGAGACCTCCGGGAAGGGGTTTGGCCCGACAGGGCTGTGGATACCGCCCGGGAAATAGCGTCCATGCCGGGGCTGATCCTGAAGGGAATCGGGACCAACCTCAGCTGCTACGGAGCGGTGCTTCCCAGTCCGGAAAACCTGGGACAGCTTGTCTCGGTCGCCGACTCCATAGAGTCCGAATGCGGAATCCATCTCGACATAGTCTCCGGAGGAAACTCGTCCTCCATAAGACTGCTTCTCTCGGGGGGCATCCCGGAGAGGGTCAACATGCTCCGCCTGGGCGAGTCCATGACCATAGGCAAGGAGACCGCCGACTGCACCGTGATTCCCGGGCTACACAGCGACGTCTTCACCTTCGCCGCCGAGGTCATAGAGCTCAAGACCAAGCCATCGATCCCCATAGGTAAAAAGGGACTGGACGCCTTCGGTCACGAGCCGGTCTTCGAGGACAGAGGTCTCAGAAAGAGGGCCATCGTCGCGGTGGGTCAGCAGGACATGAGGCTCGATGCCATCTCTCCGAGAGACGAGAAGACCGACATCCTCGGAGCCAGCAGCGACCACATGATACTTGACGTGACCGACGGCGAGAGGGACCTGAAGATAGGCGACGTGATCGAGTTCGACCTGTCCTACGGAGGGGTCCTGGCCGCCAGTACCAGTTCCTACGTCACAAAGGAGATTCTTTGA